The following proteins are co-located in the Candidatus Binataceae bacterium genome:
- a CDS encoding zinc-dependent alcohol dehydrogenase family protein yields MKAAVFEATKKPLVVKNVPDPQCAPDGAIISTKANGVCRSDWHAWSGDWTWMGLAAQPGSILGHEFTGVVEEVGKDIKNFKKGDRVVVPFSQGDGTCEYCRNGQSNVCLTPLLPGFSYHGGFGSQVAVPFADLNLVALPNSIDFVEAASMGCRFMTSWHGIVDRAQVKPGEWVAVYGCGGIGLAAINIASAMGANVIGIDLDSAKLELAKGMGAHHVINAKSTEPTAAVLDITKGGAHVAVDALGIATTCRNAIMSLRKQGRHLQIGLTTSAEKGEISFPVDRMVTMELQVIATLGMQASHYPQMLAMVESKRCSPKSMVTGTIGLDGISKIFEEMNTYQNVGTTVINNYN; encoded by the coding sequence ATGAAGGCAGCAGTATTCGAGGCGACCAAGAAGCCGCTCGTGGTGAAGAATGTGCCTGATCCGCAGTGCGCGCCCGACGGCGCGATCATCTCGACCAAAGCGAATGGCGTGTGCCGGTCGGACTGGCATGCATGGTCGGGCGACTGGACCTGGATGGGCCTCGCGGCGCAGCCCGGCTCGATCCTGGGGCACGAGTTCACTGGCGTCGTCGAGGAAGTCGGCAAGGACATCAAGAATTTCAAGAAAGGTGATCGCGTCGTCGTACCGTTCAGCCAGGGCGACGGCACTTGCGAATACTGCCGCAACGGCCAGTCCAACGTATGCCTCACGCCGCTGCTGCCGGGCTTCTCGTATCACGGCGGCTTCGGCAGCCAGGTGGCGGTGCCGTTTGCCGATCTGAATCTCGTGGCGCTTCCGAACAGCATCGACTTCGTCGAGGCGGCCTCGATGGGATGCCGCTTCATGACCTCGTGGCACGGCATCGTCGATCGCGCGCAGGTGAAACCGGGTGAGTGGGTTGCGGTTTACGGATGCGGCGGAATCGGGCTGGCCGCGATCAATATCGCCTCGGCGATGGGCGCCAACGTAATCGGAATCGATCTCGATTCGGCCAAGCTCGAGCTCGCCAAGGGCATGGGCGCGCATCATGTGATCAACGCCAAGAGCACGGAACCGACGGCCGCAGTGCTGGATATCACCAAGGGCGGCGCGCACGTGGCGGTTGATGCGCTCGGAATCGCGACCACCTGCCGCAACGCGATCATGAGCCTGCGCAAGCAGGGACGTCATTTGCAGATCGGTCTCACCACCTCGGCCGAGAAGGGCGAGATTTCGTTCCCCGTCGATCGGATGGTGACGATGGAGTTGCAGGTGATCGCGACGCTTGGCATGCAGGCGTCGCATTATCCGCAGATGCTGGCGATGGTGGAGTCGAAGCGATGCTCGCCGAAGTCGATGGTGACCGGCACGATCGGCCTCGACGGCATCTCGAAGATCTTCGAGGAAATGAACACCTACCAGAATGTCGGCACCACGGTAATCAATAACTACAATTGA
- a CDS encoding MBL fold metallo-hydrolase — protein sequence MSHCVTWLWEPHVDSFLRCNIWHVRGRDRDLIVDTGAGISSLRDALADLLDKPAIAAATHIHYDHVGGLHEFDTRLMHRIEAPRMNPYREFHPLRMSSFPASFRDYFSARDSERGDLLIDAIPKAGWNPDDYKIASTTPTRLLDEGDTIDLGDRAFEVMHLPGHSPGSIGLWEKAPGILFSGDAIYDGALLDNLPDSSVIDYVSTMKRLRALPVTIVHGGHEPSFGRERLIAIADAYLAARRG from the coding sequence ATGTCCCACTGCGTTACCTGGCTGTGGGAGCCGCACGTCGACTCGTTTTTGCGCTGCAATATCTGGCACGTGCGCGGCCGCGATCGCGATCTGATTGTCGATACAGGTGCGGGGATTTCGTCACTGCGCGATGCGCTCGCCGATCTGCTCGACAAACCCGCGATCGCGGCGGCGACTCACATTCACTATGACCACGTCGGCGGCCTGCATGAGTTCGATACGCGCCTGATGCATCGCATCGAAGCGCCGCGAATGAATCCGTATCGCGAGTTTCATCCGCTGCGCATGAGCAGCTTCCCCGCCTCGTTTCGCGATTACTTCTCCGCGCGCGATTCAGAACGCGGCGATCTTCTGATCGATGCGATTCCCAAGGCGGGCTGGAATCCCGACGATTACAAGATCGCTTCGACGACGCCGACGAGGCTGCTCGACGAGGGCGATACGATCGATCTCGGCGATCGCGCCTTCGAAGTGATGCATCTGCCCGGTCATTCGCCGGGCAGTATCGGGCTATGGGAGAAGGCGCCGGGGATTCTCTTTTCAGGCGACGCAATCTACGATGGCGCGCTGCTCGACAACCTGCCCGACAGCAGCGTCATCGACTACGTCAGCACGATGAAGCGTTTGCGCGCGTTGCCAGTTACGATCGTGCACGGCGGCCACGAACCGAGCTTCGGCCGCGAACGCTTGATTGCAATTGCCGACGCATACCTCGCCGCGCGCCGCGGCTGA
- a CDS encoding metal ABC transporter permease has translation MTTSLDVGSLALSLAMAAAAGLVGCFAVMRKMTLAADALSHVALPGIGLAILLRANPLVGAIATLAAGTILIWAVERHTGISTETIVGVVFSVALAVGTMITPGEALIDALFGGAGKISSIEVVAGLAAAIAIVVFIAMKRHELVVTLVSPEIALTCGIDVSRLNLMYLLTFALTVALGLRYLGVLLMGSLMIIPAATARRLASNLRAMFSISAAVAVLSTLAGTYIASVMNRQTGPVIISAAGALFFLSLVRPREA, from the coding sequence ATGACCACCTCGCTTGACGTCGGCTCGCTCGCACTGTCGCTGGCGATGGCCGCGGCGGCGGGCCTGGTCGGATGCTTCGCGGTGATGCGCAAGATGACGCTGGCGGCTGACGCGCTCTCGCACGTCGCGTTGCCGGGAATCGGGCTCGCGATCCTGCTGCGCGCGAATCCCCTGGTCGGCGCGATCGCAACGCTCGCGGCCGGCACGATTCTGATTTGGGCAGTGGAACGTCACACCGGCATCTCGACCGAAACGATCGTCGGCGTGGTGTTTTCCGTCGCACTCGCGGTCGGCACGATGATCACGCCCGGTGAAGCCCTGATCGACGCGCTGTTTGGCGGCGCGGGAAAAATCAGCAGTATCGAAGTTGTGGCAGGACTGGCAGCCGCGATCGCGATCGTCGTTTTCATCGCGATGAAGCGTCACGAACTGGTTGTCACACTCGTGTCCCCCGAGATTGCGCTCACGTGCGGAATCGACGTGTCGCGCCTGAACCTGATGTACCTGCTGACGTTCGCGCTGACTGTCGCGCTCGGCCTGCGCTATCTCGGCGTGCTGCTGATGGGCTCGCTGATGATCATCCCGGCCGCAACCGCGCGCCGGCTGGCGAGCAATCTGCGCGCGATGTTCTCGATCTCAGCCGCGGTCGCGGTGCTATCGACGCTAGCCGGGACTTACATCGCGTCAGTGATGAACAGACAAACCGGCCCCGTTATCATCAGCGCCGCCGGCGCCCTCTTCTTCCTGAGCCTCGTACGCCCCCGCGAAGCCTAA
- a CDS encoding metal ABC transporter ATP-binding protein codes for MPASETINRSKRVDKVLEVENLGVSFGTLEVFSALTFSVESGTSLAVIGPNGAGKSVLFRALIGAQKYDGVVRWAPGVRIGYVPQKLDIERDLPLTGRDFLRAKAAVAKVGKDAIDRALERVGIARDVITRPIGAMSGGQFQRLLVAFALVGDPDVLMLDEPAAGVDAPGQEQLAEMLHGLRESKGVTLMVISHDLSVVFRHATNVICLAHGLRCIGAPREVLTPATLNQIYGTEVGFHVHDHLA; via the coding sequence ATGCCCGCAAGCGAAACCATCAACAGATCAAAGCGCGTCGATAAGGTACTCGAAGTCGAAAACCTGGGCGTCAGCTTCGGTACGCTCGAGGTTTTTAGCGCGCTCACATTTTCTGTCGAGAGCGGCACCTCGCTCGCCGTCATCGGTCCCAACGGCGCGGGCAAGAGCGTGCTGTTCCGCGCGCTGATCGGCGCGCAGAAATATGACGGCGTCGTGCGATGGGCGCCCGGCGTGCGGATCGGCTACGTCCCGCAAAAGCTTGATATCGAGCGCGACCTGCCGCTCACCGGACGCGACTTCCTGCGCGCCAAAGCGGCGGTCGCCAAGGTCGGCAAGGACGCGATCGATCGCGCGCTCGAGCGAGTTGGTATCGCGCGCGACGTGATCACTCGCCCGATCGGCGCGATGTCAGGCGGGCAGTTCCAGCGCCTGCTGGTCGCGTTCGCGCTGGTCGGCGATCCCGATGTGCTGATGCTCGATGAGCCGGCGGCTGGCGTCGACGCGCCCGGGCAGGAGCAGCTGGCCGAGATGCTGCATGGTTTGCGCGAGTCCAAAGGCGTTACACTGATGGTCATCTCGCACGACCTGAGCGTCGTGTTTCGCCACGCCACCAACGTTATCTGCCTCGCGCATGGCCTTAGATGTATCGGCGCGCCGCGCGAAGTGCTGACTCCCGCCACGCTCAACCAGATCTATGGCACCGAGGTGGGATTTCATGTCCATGACCACCTCGCTTGA
- a CDS encoding DUF2141 domain-containing protein, with protein sequence MKRILLALLAIAACIAIPVLAQDAPSGGAPIIVKVVGFPDRRGRCACALYNKVQGFPRDRESVYRNAQAQIGSDNTATCEFKNIPTGTYAIALFHDAKMTGKMAKNLIGIPQEGYGFSNDCKPHALSAPTFQECAFQHDASRPTNLTLTLQHY encoded by the coding sequence ATGAAACGGATCTTACTTGCTCTTCTGGCGATCGCTGCCTGCATTGCCATTCCTGTTCTTGCCCAGGATGCGCCGTCGGGCGGGGCGCCGATTATCGTGAAGGTTGTAGGATTTCCGGATCGGCGCGGGCGATGTGCGTGCGCGCTGTATAACAAGGTCCAGGGCTTTCCCCGCGATCGCGAGTCGGTCTATCGCAACGCGCAGGCACAGATCGGCAGCGATAACACGGCGACTTGCGAGTTCAAAAACATTCCGACCGGCACGTATGCGATCGCGCTTTTCCATGACGCGAAGATGACCGGCAAGATGGCGAAGAACCTCATCGGTATCCCGCAAGAAGGGTACGGATTCTCCAACGACTGCAAGCCGCACGCGCTGAGCGCACCGACCTTCCAGGAATGCGCGTTTCAGCACGACGCATCGCGGCCAACCAACCTGACTCTTACGCTGCAGCACTATTAG
- a CDS encoding LLM class flavin-dependent oxidoreductase: MARKLSVSVNWQGKFDFKALIERAKIADEAGIHSIWIAEAWGRDAFTLLTLLAEHTRQVQLATSIVNIYSRTPAALAQHFGTLDELSDGRMIIGLGTSGPQVVEHFHGVQFNPPLTRLKEYVEIINMLMAGTPLNYQGKLFKLARGFTLRFEPVRKHIPIWIASLNKLSVEFTARQADGWLPVMIPLSGLKGAIDAFRAVAVAAGREPRSVAVKSPSTVTVTENVDRARAGHAGTVAFYAARMGTFYAEQLTRFGFGDDVAKIKEAWSAGGAKAGTDAVAPKLMNELGYIGGVQGAVERLKAQDEAGVDLHPVEIDASSASAFAKTVEKLL, translated from the coding sequence ATGGCGCGCAAACTTTCCGTGAGCGTTAACTGGCAGGGCAAGTTCGACTTCAAGGCGCTGATCGAGCGCGCGAAGATCGCCGACGAAGCCGGAATCCATTCGATCTGGATCGCTGAGGCGTGGGGCCGCGATGCCTTCACGCTGCTGACGCTGCTCGCCGAACATACGCGGCAGGTGCAGCTCGCGACTTCGATCGTGAATATCTATTCGCGCACGCCCGCTGCGCTGGCGCAGCATTTCGGCACGCTCGACGAGCTGAGCGACGGCCGCATGATCATCGGCCTCGGCACCAGCGGGCCACAGGTCGTCGAGCATTTCCATGGCGTGCAATTCAATCCGCCGCTCACCCGCCTCAAGGAATACGTCGAGATCATCAACATGCTGATGGCGGGGACGCCGCTCAATTACCAGGGCAAGCTGTTCAAGCTGGCGCGCGGCTTCACGCTGCGCTTCGAGCCGGTGCGCAAGCATATTCCCATCTGGATCGCATCGCTCAACAAGCTGAGCGTTGAGTTCACCGCGCGCCAGGCCGACGGATGGCTGCCGGTGATGATCCCGCTTTCGGGTCTCAAGGGCGCGATCGATGCGTTTCGCGCCGTTGCCGTCGCCGCGGGACGCGAGCCGCGCTCTGTTGCCGTCAAATCGCCGAGCACTGTTACTGTCACCGAGAATGTCGATCGCGCTCGCGCCGGGCATGCGGGTACCGTCGCGTTCTATGCGGCGCGGATGGGCACCTTTTACGCCGAGCAGCTCACGCGTTTCGGCTTCGGCGACGATGTCGCGAAAATCAAGGAGGCTTGGAGCGCGGGTGGCGCAAAGGCCGGTACCGATGCGGTCGCGCCGAAGCTGATGAACGAGCTCGGCTATATCGGCGGCGTCCAAGGCGCGGTCGAACGCCTCAAGGCGCAGGATGAGGCGGGCGTCGATCTGCATCCGGTGGAAATCGATGCCTCGAGCGCGAGCGCATTCGCAAAGACCGTCGAGAAACTACTCTGA
- a CDS encoding ABC transporter substrate-binding protein produces the protein MPHLVMMQRRVTSFAAALTILMLSMVVSIRAFADPPVQDPTATVKAVIDQAIAVFEDQGIAPGAREQRLRSIAENRFDFVGMARSAIGYHWREFTPDQRQEFVPLFTSFIEDVYLDRMEQYSVEKIQQNIKTSLVQFTRQRMDGPDDAEVFSLVTLQSRNDPVQVNYLLSLDDGQWKIYDITVDSISVIANYRNQFNRVLNQGGYDRLVSIMREKQKALSESLAQ, from the coding sequence ATGCCTCACCTGGTGATGATGCAACGACGAGTAACGAGCTTCGCGGCGGCCCTCACGATTCTAATGCTCTCGATGGTCGTTTCGATTCGCGCATTCGCGGACCCGCCGGTCCAGGATCCGACCGCGACAGTTAAAGCGGTGATCGATCAGGCAATCGCCGTTTTTGAGGACCAGGGCATCGCACCCGGCGCTCGCGAGCAGCGCCTGCGATCGATCGCCGAGAACCGTTTCGATTTCGTAGGCATGGCGCGCTCGGCAATCGGCTACCATTGGCGCGAGTTCACGCCCGACCAGCGCCAGGAATTCGTTCCGCTCTTCACCTCGTTTATCGAGGACGTTTACCTCGATCGGATGGAACAGTACTCGGTCGAAAAAATTCAGCAGAATATCAAGACCTCGCTGGTGCAGTTCACCCGGCAACGGATGGACGGCCCTGACGATGCCGAGGTCTTCAGCCTGGTGACCCTGCAGAGCCGCAACGACCCGGTACAGGTCAACTATCTGCTCTCGCTCGACGACGGGCAGTGGAAAATCTACGACATCACAGTAGACTCGATCAGCGTGATCGCCAACTATCGCAACCAGTTCAATCGCGTGCTCAACCAGGGCGGTTACGATCGCCTCGTCAGCATCATGCGCGAGAAGCAGAAGGCGCTCTCCGAATCGCTTGCCCAGTAA
- a CDS encoding acetyl-CoA C-acetyltransferase: MSEAWIIDCVRTPRGRGKKDAGALYNIHPQELFAQTLNALVDRHGLEPRDVEDVVVGTVSEIEDQGGCIARMSVLAAGWPTEATGVSLNRFCGSGLQSVNFAAMGVLSGQQELVIGGGVESMSRVPLGSDKSGLDGHNRHLRDLHPLVPQGVSADLIATLEGFSREDCDRFALESQKRCANAVKNGYFKKSLVPVKDLDGKLVLDHEEYPRAETTLEGLGKLEPSFLGMGAYRMKDGPLTFDEKARQRYPQVESINHVHTAGNSSGIVDGAASVLIASPEYAKSRGWKPRARIISTATFGDEPVIMLTAPVPATRRCLKKAGMTVNDIDLFEINEAFAAVPLKVMKDLEIPHDKVNVNGGAIALGHPLGATGAMLVGTVLDELERRNKTTALVTMCIGGGMGISTILERI, encoded by the coding sequence ATGAGTGAAGCATGGATTATCGATTGCGTTCGCACGCCGCGCGGCCGCGGTAAGAAGGATGCTGGCGCGCTTTACAATATTCATCCCCAGGAACTCTTCGCGCAGACCCTCAACGCGCTCGTCGATCGCCACGGACTCGAGCCGCGCGATGTCGAAGACGTCGTCGTCGGTACGGTAAGCGAGATCGAAGATCAGGGCGGATGTATCGCGCGCATGTCGGTGCTGGCGGCGGGATGGCCAACCGAGGCCACCGGCGTTTCGCTCAACCGCTTCTGCGGCTCGGGTCTCCAGTCCGTGAACTTCGCCGCGATGGGCGTGCTGTCGGGTCAGCAGGAACTCGTGATCGGCGGCGGCGTCGAGAGCATGTCGCGCGTGCCGCTCGGCTCGGACAAATCCGGCCTCGACGGCCACAATCGTCATCTGCGCGACCTGCATCCTCTCGTGCCCCAGGGCGTGTCGGCCGATTTGATCGCGACCCTCGAGGGCTTCTCGCGCGAGGACTGCGATCGCTTCGCGCTGGAATCGCAAAAGCGCTGCGCCAACGCGGTCAAGAACGGCTACTTCAAGAAGAGCCTCGTGCCGGTGAAGGATCTCGACGGCAAGCTCGTGCTCGATCACGAGGAATACCCGCGCGCCGAAACCACGCTCGAAGGACTCGGCAAGCTCGAGCCCTCATTCCTCGGCATGGGCGCGTACCGCATGAAGGACGGCCCGCTGACTTTTGACGAAAAGGCCAGGCAGCGCTATCCGCAGGTCGAATCGATCAATCACGTGCACACCGCGGGCAATTCCAGCGGGATCGTCGATGGCGCCGCATCAGTTCTGATCGCCTCGCCCGAGTACGCCAAGAGCCGCGGATGGAAGCCGCGCGCGAGGATCATCTCGACTGCGACTTTCGGCGACGAGCCCGTGATCATGCTCACCGCGCCGGTGCCCGCAACCCGCCGATGCCTCAAGAAGGCGGGCATGACCGTCAACGACATCGACCTGTTCGAAATCAACGAGGCGTTCGCCGCCGTGCCGCTCAAGGTGATGAAAGACCTCGAGATTCCGCACGACAAGGTGAACGTCAACGGCGGCGCGATCGCGCTCGGTCACCCGCTCGGCGCGACCGGCGCGATGCTGGTCGGCACCGTCCTCGACGAGCTGGAGCGGCGCAACAAGACCACGGCGCTCGTCACGATGTGCATCGGCGGCGGCATGGGTATCTCGACGATCCTGGAGCGCATCTAG
- a CDS encoding DUF2141 domain-containing protein: MVSIPRRAVAQSPAANPSASANALEIEVVGLRNDNGQVGCSLFNDAEAFPRNGDKVLQHIWAPIHGGKALCSFTGLAPGKYAAVVYHDENKNGKFDQNMLGMPKEGYGFTRDAAALFSPPSFDAASVEYTGVPLYTVVNIRY, from the coding sequence GTGGTTTCGATTCCGCGGCGCGCTGTTGCCCAGTCGCCGGCGGCTAACCCTTCAGCATCAGCGAATGCGCTCGAGATCGAAGTTGTCGGGCTGCGTAATGACAATGGGCAGGTCGGATGCTCTTTGTTCAACGATGCGGAGGCGTTTCCGCGCAATGGCGACAAGGTGCTGCAGCATATCTGGGCTCCGATTCATGGCGGTAAGGCGCTGTGCAGCTTCACCGGTCTTGCGCCCGGCAAATACGCCGCGGTCGTCTATCACGATGAAAACAAGAACGGGAAGTTCGATCAGAACATGCTCGGCATGCCGAAAGAAGGTTACGGTTTCACGCGCGATGCGGCCGCGCTTTTCAGCCCGCCCTCATTTGACGCGGCCAGCGTCGAATATACCGGCGTTCCGCTCTATACCGTCGTAAACATCCGCTACTAG
- a CDS encoding cyclic nucleotide-binding domain-containing protein, giving the protein MAGEAISKPEIADQLASVPLFKSLSDADRLAVANAAAVVDCAPGDVITREGSIAAEFFVMLSGEATVAVAADDVDVPTEVGVVRPGETLGELGALLDTPRTATVIAARPSTLLRFDRASLESLFASTPSFSMALSRELAQRLKQALTIKNELQLDHLPDKVLLDAPDVTRLREYMVTYYTTALKHVLKQHRLLIDRRFPVYETAFTLSPDEQARWFKLFDTDDARTPFTYHTTVGTMALMRVVADVGVNFKNLMHLKSEMGIAPEHPMRAGRQYRLASQIEDIIALRDDRVALVCASRVYDESGHRVRNYRDYFVILNLEPEYVEALRQAKNFGRLEAGEFHGIAAREPELTTGGGFEFVLIDVPEGMGFSYGKVSGDLNLVHTTNLAAKIFGHPRPFIQGLCTANYALRHLTSAYGALSAMQITFAKRVFVGQQIELRYVPGKFEFCDAKGELLAFGNFES; this is encoded by the coding sequence ATGGCCGGCGAGGCAATCAGCAAACCCGAGATTGCGGATCAGCTCGCATCCGTTCCCCTGTTCAAGTCATTGAGCGATGCCGATCGATTAGCCGTGGCGAACGCGGCCGCGGTAGTCGATTGCGCGCCGGGTGACGTGATTACGCGCGAGGGCAGCATCGCCGCTGAGTTCTTCGTGATGCTGTCAGGCGAAGCGACGGTTGCCGTGGCAGCCGACGACGTCGATGTGCCCACTGAAGTCGGCGTGGTGCGCCCGGGAGAGACGCTAGGCGAGCTTGGCGCGCTACTGGATACGCCTCGCACCGCAACCGTGATCGCGGCGCGGCCCAGCACGCTATTGCGATTCGATCGCGCATCGCTCGAGTCGCTGTTTGCCAGCACTCCGAGTTTCTCGATGGCGCTGAGCCGCGAGCTCGCTCAGCGTCTCAAGCAGGCGCTCACGATCAAGAACGAACTCCAGCTCGATCATCTTCCAGACAAGGTGTTGCTCGACGCGCCCGACGTGACCCGGCTGCGCGAGTACATGGTCACGTATTACACGACGGCCTTGAAGCATGTTCTCAAGCAGCATCGCTTGCTCATCGATAGGCGCTTTCCGGTGTACGAAACTGCCTTCACCCTGTCGCCCGACGAGCAGGCCCGATGGTTCAAGCTGTTCGACACCGACGACGCGCGGACGCCGTTCACCTATCACACGACCGTAGGCACGATGGCGCTGATGCGCGTGGTCGCCGACGTCGGCGTCAACTTCAAGAACCTGATGCATCTCAAATCGGAGATGGGAATTGCGCCCGAGCATCCGATGCGCGCAGGCCGCCAGTACCGGCTCGCCTCGCAGATCGAGGACATCATTGCGCTACGCGACGATCGCGTCGCGCTCGTGTGCGCCTCGCGGGTTTACGACGAATCGGGCCATCGCGTGCGCAACTATCGCGACTACTTCGTGATCCTCAACCTCGAGCCTGAATATGTCGAAGCGCTGCGTCAGGCGAAGAACTTCGGCCGTCTTGAGGCGGGCGAATTCCACGGCATCGCGGCGCGCGAACCGGAGCTCACGACCGGCGGCGGTTTTGAATTCGTCTTGATCGATGTTCCCGAAGGGATGGGCTTCAGCTACGGCAAAGTCTCGGGCGATCTCAATCTCGTACACACGACGAATCTCGCGGCGAAGATCTTCGGGCATCCACGCCCGTTCATCCAGGGCCTATGCACCGCGAACTATGCGCTGCGGCATCTGACGAGCGCCTACGGAGCGCTGAGCGCGATGCAGATCACATTCGCGAAGCGCGTCTTCGTCGGCCAGCAGATCGAGCTTCGCTATGTGCCGGGAAAGTTCGAATTCTGCGATGCAAAGGGCGAGCTGCTCGCGTTCGGCAACTTCGAGTCATAG
- a CDS encoding OmpA family protein: MKYQSTLKSSAKIGRPSRLIGIARKSLAGLTIAALPMALMISGCSQGTSASAQPAQPVAAAQSIPSPEKVDLRGVEFQPDGRLSAKSKPVLDAAAQLLKTQPDATRVYIDAYCDPSGGAKLNKMLADERANAVKAYLVKHGVSSDRLVARGRGATDFVASNSTREGRKENRRIELVIVRS; encoded by the coding sequence ATGAAATATCAATCGACATTGAAAAGTTCCGCGAAGATTGGTCGTCCGAGCCGTCTTATCGGTATCGCCCGGAAATCACTTGCAGGACTCACGATCGCGGCGCTGCCGATGGCGTTGATGATCAGCGGATGCTCGCAGGGCACGTCAGCATCGGCTCAGCCGGCTCAGCCTGTGGCGGCGGCGCAATCGATTCCATCGCCGGAGAAAGTTGATCTGCGCGGGGTTGAGTTCCAGCCCGACGGCAGGCTCAGCGCGAAGTCAAAGCCGGTGCTGGATGCGGCGGCGCAACTTCTGAAGACGCAGCCGGATGCGACGAGGGTCTATATCGACGCGTATTGCGATCCGAGCGGAGGGGCCAAGCTGAACAAGATGTTGGCTGACGAGCGCGCGAACGCCGTCAAGGCCTACCTCGTGAAGCACGGAGTTTCGAGCGATCGTCTGGTCGCGCGCGGTCGCGGCGCAACCGACTTCGTCGCCAGCAACTCGACGCGCGAAGGCCGCAAAGAGAACCGCCGCATCGAGCTCGTGATCGTTCGCAGCTAG
- a CDS encoding glutathione S-transferase family protein, with amino-acid sequence MGQINLYQYPISPFTEKVRRVLTFKKLKWNPIDCHFEDKTNLLAVTKGAWTRVPVLEWDGEVVYNSVDIIKWLERKVPAPAVIPPGMLGLCEIIDNWADNTLFTPILFLTIPDLLDGVPDEKLKANREKLIGMTTAKMRESAGTHRETLAGYCRMIDAQMTGKDFVLGGGFTLADASLFHPFYFLSLIPNNFALTDGYKNLRRWYERVRDLA; translated from the coding sequence ATGGGCCAGATCAATTTGTATCAGTATCCAATCTCGCCGTTCACCGAGAAGGTGCGGCGCGTGCTCACTTTCAAGAAGCTCAAGTGGAATCCGATCGACTGCCACTTCGAAGACAAGACCAACCTGCTCGCAGTGACCAAGGGTGCATGGACACGCGTGCCGGTGCTCGAATGGGACGGCGAGGTGGTTTACAACTCGGTCGATATCATCAAGTGGCTCGAGCGCAAGGTGCCGGCGCCGGCGGTGATCCCGCCCGGGATGCTCGGCCTCTGCGAGATCATCGACAACTGGGCCGATAACACTTTGTTCACGCCGATTCTCTTCCTGACGATTCCCGATCTGCTTGACGGCGTGCCCGATGAGAAGCTCAAGGCCAATCGCGAGAAGCTGATCGGGATGACGACGGCGAAGATGCGTGAGAGCGCGGGGACGCATCGCGAGACGCTCGCGGGCTATTGCCGCATGATCGACGCGCAGATGACGGGCAAGGATTTCGTACTCGGCGGCGGCTTCACGCTGGCCGATGCCTCGCTGTTTCATCCGTTCTATTTCCTGTCGCTGATTCCCAACAACTTCGCGCTCACCGACGGCTACAAGAATCTGCGCCGGTGGTACGAGCGCGTTCGCGATCTCGCCTGA